Proteins encoded together in one Polaribacter reichenbachii window:
- the kduI gene encoding 5-dehydro-4-deoxy-D-glucuronate isomerase produces the protein MNKNYEIRYASNPEAVKKYDTTFLRSEFIVKSVIKVDEIKWVYSHYDRFMVAGVAPIKKSIELESIEPLKTDYFLNRRELGIINIGETGIVSVDGTEYTLHNKEALYLGKGNKSVVFSSKSPKTPAQFYLNSTPAHRAFPNKKIGIKDVEVVELGTPETANARTLRKYIVNGVVEVCQLQMGMTTLKSGSVWNTMPAHVHDRRMEVYFYFEIPKDQAVCHFMGEPIQTRHLWLQNNEAVISPPWSIHSGSGTSNYTFIWGMAGENLDYGDMDVCKINELK, from the coding sequence ATGAATAAAAATTATGAGATTAGATACGCTTCTAATCCAGAAGCAGTAAAAAAATACGATACAACATTTTTACGAAGTGAGTTTATTGTTAAAAGCGTAATAAAAGTAGATGAAATAAAGTGGGTTTATTCTCATTATGATAGATTTATGGTAGCAGGTGTAGCTCCAATTAAAAAATCAATAGAACTAGAATCAATAGAACCTTTAAAAACGGATTATTTTTTAAATAGAAGAGAATTAGGAATCATAAATATTGGTGAAACTGGAATCGTATCTGTAGATGGTACAGAATACACTCTTCATAATAAAGAAGCATTATATCTTGGCAAAGGAAATAAAAGTGTTGTATTTTCTAGTAAATCTCCCAAAACCCCGGCACAATTTTATTTAAACTCAACTCCTGCTCATAGAGCATTTCCTAATAAAAAAATTGGAATTAAAGATGTTGAAGTTGTTGAGTTAGGTACTCCAGAAACAGCAAATGCACGTACATTAAGAAAATATATTGTTAATGGCGTTGTAGAGGTTTGTCAGCTTCAAATGGGGATGACTACCTTAAAATCTGGTAGTGTTTGGAATACAATGCCAGCGCATGTGCATGATAGAAGAATGGAAGTTTATTTCTATTTCGAAATCCCCAAAGATCAAGCTGTATGTCATTTTATGGGAGAGCCAATCCAAACAAGGCATCTTTGGCTACAAAATAATGAAGCAGTTATATCTCCTCCTTGGTCTATTCATTCAGGATCAGGTACAAGTAATTATACATTTATTTGGGGAATGGCAGGTGAAAATCTTGACTATGGAGATATGGATGTATGTAAAATAAACGAATTAAAATAA
- a CDS encoding gluconate 5-dehydrogenase, which produces MSINLFDLTGKVALITGAVHGLGMAMAKGLGNAGATIVVNNNSTEKLEEAVNIYKKAGLNAYGYVFDVTDEESVIEAITKIEAEVGSIDILVNNAGIIKRTPIVDMEVIDFESVIKVDLIGPFIVSKNIAKGMIKRGGGKIINICSMMSELGRDSVSAYAAAKGGLKMLTKNMATEWAKFNIQTNGIGPGYFATSQTAPIRVDGHPFNDFIISRTPAGRWGEPEDLQGAAIFLSSKASDFVNGHVVYVDGGILATIGKPLDEN; this is translated from the coding sequence ATGTCAATTAACTTATTTGATTTAACAGGAAAAGTAGCTCTAATAACAGGAGCAGTTCATGGATTAGGAATGGCTATGGCTAAAGGACTTGGAAATGCAGGAGCCACTATTGTAGTTAATAATAACTCAACAGAAAAATTAGAAGAAGCTGTTAACATATATAAAAAAGCAGGACTAAATGCTTATGGATATGTTTTTGATGTTACTGATGAAGAATCTGTAATTGAAGCCATCACAAAAATAGAAGCAGAAGTTGGCTCTATTGATATTCTAGTAAATAATGCTGGAATTATTAAAAGAACACCAATTGTAGATATGGAAGTTATAGACTTTGAATCGGTTATAAAAGTTGATCTAATTGGTCCCTTTATTGTTTCTAAAAATATTGCTAAAGGAATGATTAAAAGAGGAGGTGGGAAAATCATAAATATTTGTTCTATGATGAGTGAATTAGGTAGAGATTCTGTAAGCGCTTATGCAGCTGCTAAAGGTGGCTTAAAAATGCTAACAAAAAATATGGCAACAGAATGGGCTAAGTTTAATATTCAAACAAACGGTATTGGTCCAGGTTATTTTGCTACAAGTCAAACAGCACCAATTAGAGTTGATGGTCATCCTTTTAATGATTTTATTATTAGTAGGACGCCTGCTGGTAGATGGGGAGAACCAGAAGATTTACAAGGAGCTGCAATCTTTTTAAGTTCAAAAGCGAGTGATTTTGTAAACGGACATGTAGTTTATGTTGATGGCGGAATTTTGGCCACAATAGGAAAACCTTTAGATGAAAACTAA
- a CDS encoding glycoside hydrolase family 88 protein, with product MNIKLQILGLFFGAFLMVGCANTSNKIFNVDKQLEYCVAQSSKALKLIPAVGDIPRNIAPNSKEWRYVNYKDWTSGFWPGELWYLYDFTGDKKIEKEAEKFTSYLKPLSVTPALDHDLGFQVFNSYGNGYKLTKKEIYKEVILKAADTLATLFNPKVGTILSWPREVPNMEWPQHNTIMDNMINLELLFWASKNGGDKSLYDMAVSHADVTMKNHFRPDYTSYHVVVYDKETGEKIKGVTHQGYSDDSMWARGQSWAIYGYTMVYRETKDPKYLDFAQNVTQVYLDRLPKDLIPYWDFDDPLIPNTSRDASAAAVVASALLELSTFTKDAKLSKEYLQKAEKMLIELSSSYQSHDVNSACLLYSTGHKPAKSEIDYSIIYADYYYVEALLKYKKLKEGKPLLSPLE from the coding sequence ATGAATATTAAATTACAAATTTTAGGATTATTTTTTGGAGCATTCCTAATGGTTGGATGTGCTAATACTTCTAATAAAATTTTTAATGTAGATAAACAATTAGAATATTGTGTAGCACAATCTTCTAAAGCATTAAAGTTAATTCCAGCAGTAGGAGATATTCCAAGAAATATAGCACCAAATTCTAAAGAGTGGAGGTATGTAAATTATAAAGATTGGACAAGTGGATTTTGGCCTGGAGAACTTTGGTATTTATATGATTTTACCGGAGATAAAAAAATAGAAAAAGAAGCAGAAAAATTTACATCTTATTTAAAACCCTTATCTGTAACTCCAGCTTTAGATCATGATTTAGGTTTTCAGGTGTTTAATAGTTATGGAAATGGATATAAATTAACCAAAAAAGAAATATACAAAGAAGTAATTCTGAAAGCAGCAGATACCCTAGCAACACTTTTTAATCCAAAAGTAGGAACAATCCTTTCTTGGCCTAGGGAAGTTCCGAATATGGAATGGCCTCAGCACAATACTATTATGGACAATATGATCAATTTAGAATTGTTGTTTTGGGCATCAAAAAACGGAGGAGACAAATCATTGTATGATATGGCTGTAAGTCATGCTGATGTAACAATGAAAAATCATTTTAGACCCGATTATACTTCGTACCATGTGGTTGTTTACGATAAAGAAACAGGAGAGAAAATTAAAGGAGTAACACATCAAGGTTATAGTGATGATAGTATGTGGGCACGTGGTCAATCTTGGGCTATTTACGGTTATACTATGGTATATAGAGAAACAAAAGATCCAAAGTATTTAGACTTTGCACAAAATGTGACTCAAGTATATTTAGATCGATTGCCAAAAGATTTAATCCCTTATTGGGATTTTGATGATCCATTAATTCCAAATACATCAAGAGATGCATCTGCAGCTGCAGTTGTTGCATCAGCATTGTTGGAGTTATCAACATTTACTAAAGATGCTAAACTCTCTAAAGAATATTTACAAAAAGCAGAAAAAATGTTAATAGAACTTTCTTCAAGCTATCAAAGTCATGATGTGAATTCAGCTTGTTTATTATATTCCACAGGACACAAACCAGCAAAATCAGAAATAGATTATTCTATAATATATGCAGACTATTATTATGTAGAAGCATTATTGAAATATAAAAAGTTAAAAGAAGGAAAACCGTTATTATCTCCATTAGAATAG
- a CDS encoding SusC/RagA family TonB-linked outer membrane protein has protein sequence MSELKNFQLKPKLLLRVICSIAFLFCGFSTKLYANATLSPVVNINKIQKITITGKIVSASDQMPLPGVSILVKETTIGVVSDFNGNFSIDVPSEESVLVINYLGFKTVEIKVGNQKIINISLEDDVASLDEIVIVGYGAKKKESLTGSIDQVKSEVFQERAVTSAALALQGQTPGLNVTRSSSRPGNEDIKFQIRGATSINGGAPLIMIDGSEAIGSEFYQMNPDDIESVSVLKDGSASIYGVRAANGVILVTTKRGKGKMKVEYSGNFRYNTIGIRPPASSMQEYATMFLDAGNEDGQNYYWGWANVENLTRLQNGEEGIYTTPFWGDIFIGKANRFDELFGDSSSYQHNIGISGSSEKTKYRLSAMVSDSKGALKTAYDGQKQYNIRFNYDYDISEKLSLKSGITYQQGLISSPSSGLDASAVSTDPPFFPAQNPYGQWYANFNVAGNRNATAATIDGGREDRKQSLTKLNLSATYKILEGLDFTIRGSYTKVMDLYNEQRLTIQPYQWNGDISAEKINGTSLIIAESRERTYQNYGGFFNYKKSLNKDHNFAFMGGITAELFEEQLIHAERQGIDAFGVYDLNVATGVQTNRGGAGHSGLYAFLTRFNYDYKEKYLLELIGRRDGSSRFDEGYKFNNFGSVTAGWLISKEKFLENTAVNYLKLRGSYGTSGNQSGIGLYDYLSQLSIGTLPFGTTPGNQSTVKIDGITTNVRTWEKVIMKNIGLDFGFLNNRLTGSFDLYEKENVGMLIKVVYPDLIGGEVPTTNDGNMKTNGWEATLGWKDTKGDFSYNFSVNIGDSRNKVVNVGGNSPIQPGLLSSDDDLFREGYPINSYFLFETDGLFQTQEEVDDYYATYTALNQGILPSQSDATQNIRVGDTRKVDLNGNGYIDQGDVKYMGDSSAHYNFGINLGGSYKNFDISAMFQGVLNQNVLRTGYMQYPFWRIWTNQSSAYLGQTWTANNTEAIYPRLTLNSNRSAHNWANNDFLLQNNRYIRLKNLVVGYNLPKTIIEKLKMDKVRVYFTGNDLFEFTKVKDGFDPEFGDSTQSVYPFTRTYALGLNLTF, from the coding sequence ATGAGTGAATTAAAGAACTTTCAATTAAAACCGAAACTCCTATTAAGGGTCATATGCTCAATAGCATTTCTATTTTGTGGCTTTTCAACTAAATTATATGCCAATGCAACCCTCTCACCTGTTGTAAATATCAATAAAATTCAGAAAATAACTATTACAGGTAAAATCGTTTCAGCTTCAGATCAAATGCCACTTCCTGGAGTAAGTATATTAGTTAAAGAAACAACTATTGGAGTAGTATCTGATTTTAATGGTAACTTTAGTATAGATGTACCGTCAGAAGAATCAGTATTAGTTATTAATTACTTAGGCTTTAAAACTGTAGAAATAAAAGTTGGAAACCAAAAGATTATTAATATTTCATTAGAGGATGATGTTGCTTCTTTAGATGAAATAGTAATCGTTGGTTATGGAGCTAAAAAGAAAGAATCATTAACGGGTTCTATAGATCAAGTAAAAAGCGAAGTATTTCAAGAAAGAGCTGTAACTAGTGCTGCACTAGCTTTACAAGGTCAAACACCAGGGTTAAATGTAACTAGAAGTTCTTCGAGGCCAGGTAATGAAGATATTAAGTTTCAGATAAGAGGAGCAACCTCAATAAACGGAGGAGCACCTTTAATTATGATTGATGGATCTGAAGCTATTGGTAGTGAATTTTATCAAATGAACCCAGATGATATTGAATCTGTAAGTGTACTAAAAGACGGTTCTGCATCTATTTATGGTGTTAGAGCAGCCAATGGTGTTATTTTGGTAACTACCAAACGAGGTAAAGGGAAAATGAAAGTAGAATATTCAGGAAATTTTCGCTATAACACTATTGGTATAAGACCACCAGCATCAAGTATGCAAGAATATGCAACTATGTTTTTAGATGCAGGAAACGAAGATGGTCAAAATTATTACTGGGGATGGGCTAATGTCGAAAATTTAACTCGACTTCAAAATGGAGAAGAAGGTATTTATACCACACCTTTTTGGGGAGATATTTTTATTGGCAAAGCAAATAGATTTGATGAATTATTTGGAGATAGTAGCTCTTATCAGCACAATATTGGTATTTCAGGCTCTTCAGAAAAGACAAAATATCGTCTTTCTGCAATGGTTTCAGATTCTAAAGGAGCTTTAAAAACAGCGTATGATGGACAGAAACAGTATAATATTCGTTTTAATTATGATTATGATATATCAGAAAAACTAAGCTTAAAAAGTGGTATAACCTATCAACAAGGTCTAATTTCTAGTCCTTCATCTGGGTTAGATGCTTCTGCAGTATCTACAGACCCGCCATTTTTCCCTGCACAAAACCCATATGGGCAATGGTATGCAAACTTTAATGTGGCAGGTAATAGAAATGCCACTGCTGCTACAATAGATGGAGGTAGAGAAGATAGAAAGCAAAGCCTTACTAAATTAAATTTAAGTGCTACTTATAAAATTTTAGAAGGGTTAGATTTTACGATAAGAGGTTCATATACCAAAGTAATGGATTTGTATAATGAGCAACGATTAACAATACAACCATATCAATGGAATGGAGATATTTCTGCAGAAAAAATAAATGGTACATCACTTATAATTGCAGAGTCTAGAGAGAGAACTTATCAAAATTATGGAGGTTTTTTTAACTATAAAAAATCATTAAATAAAGATCATAATTTTGCTTTTATGGGGGGGATAACTGCAGAATTATTTGAAGAGCAGTTAATACACGCAGAGCGTCAAGGTATAGATGCTTTTGGGGTATATGATTTAAATGTTGCTACAGGTGTACAAACTAATAGAGGAGGTGCTGGGCATTCTGGCTTATATGCTTTTTTAACAAGATTTAATTATGATTATAAAGAAAAATATTTATTGGAGCTTATAGGTCGTAGAGATGGTTCTTCAAGATTTGATGAAGGGTATAAGTTTAATAATTTTGGCAGTGTAACAGCAGGTTGGTTAATTTCTAAAGAAAAATTCTTAGAAAATACTGCTGTAAATTATCTAAAATTAAGAGGAAGTTATGGTACATCTGGTAATCAAAGTGGTATTGGTTTATATGATTATTTATCGCAACTTTCTATTGGAACCTTACCTTTTGGTACTACACCAGGAAATCAAAGTACAGTAAAAATTGATGGTATAACTACCAATGTTAGAACTTGGGAAAAAGTAATCATGAAAAATATTGGTTTAGATTTTGGGTTTTTAAATAATAGATTAACAGGAAGCTTTGATTTGTATGAAAAAGAAAATGTTGGTATGTTAATTAAAGTTGTTTACCCAGATTTAATAGGTGGTGAAGTACCTACAACAAACGATGGTAATATGAAAACAAATGGATGGGAGGCAACTCTTGGCTGGAAAGATACAAAAGGAGATTTTTCATACAATTTTTCTGTAAATATAGGAGATAGTAGAAATAAAGTAGTTAATGTTGGCGGAAACTCTCCAATACAACCAGGCTTATTATCTTCTGATGATGATTTGTTTCGGGAAGGTTATCCAATAAATTCTTATTTCTTATTTGAAACAGACGGTTTGTTTCAAACACAAGAAGAAGTAGACGATTATTATGCAACTTATACAGCATTAAACCAAGGAATTCTACCAAGTCAATCTGATGCAACTCAAAATATTCGAGTTGGAGACACTAGAAAAGTAGATTTAAATGGAAATGGATATATAGATCAAGGTGATGTTAAATATATGGGAGATTCTTCTGCTCATTACAATTTTGGAATTAATTTAGGAGGTAGCTATAAGAATTTTGATATTTCTGCAATGTTTCAGGGTGTTTTAAATCAAAATGTTTTAAGAACCGGTTATATGCAATATCCATTTTGGCGAATCTGGACAAATCAATCATCTGCATATTTAGGGCAAACTTGGACGGCTAATAATACAGAAGCCATTTACCCAAGATTAACACTTAATAGTAACAGATCTGCTCATAACTGGGCAAACAACGATTTTTTATTACAAAATAATAGATACATAAGACTTAAAAATCTTGTAGTTGGTTATAATTTACCTAAAACAATTATCGAAAAATTAAAAATGGATAAAGTAAGGGTATATTTTACAGGTAACGACTTGTTTGAATTTACCAAAGTTAAAGATGGTTTTGATCCAGAATTTGGTGATAGTACACAAAGTGTGTATCCATTTACTAGAACATATGCTTTAGGCTTAAATCTTACATTTTAA
- a CDS encoding hybrid sensor histidine kinase/response regulator transcription factor produces MKRTRFIFFLIFLSSAQVFSQYANLKFENLDTNKGLSSSTSTEIFEDSEGFMWFGTIDGLNRYDGYVFEIYRPILNDSNSISNNRINTITEDSYGNLWIGTNNGLNVFDKKKEVFHYVPLHKKGLDFANQGDIINDLYFDQSTNLLWIATKKGVFKLSLKGNNKNVGKKDFIVKHYSNNKTNQNSIDNNNSTKIVKDNAGIIWAITEGEFLNKYNSQNDNFNRVHINIPNSFLLNHTVKQLLVDNNGDFWFGSDMSLLIIWDRKNNKFKQVFSKESNAQIFDIYQDKKGIIWIATDGDGLFLFDKNKGLIQHIVYNPFNEFSLPNNQPASILEDKEGVFWFGSYNKGISKLVLSKSDFGHYFYEFGKKNGLSSKIAQSVLQDSNNRVWIGIDGGGLNLFDEEKGTFKHYRADSNNPNSLSSDKIVYLTESFDKTLWVCTWDGGLNKFNPKTESFEQFKYQQQNPYSIGQNTVWCAVEDKEHRLWVGTQTEGLNLFNPLTKKFKKFKNEQGNNNSLMSDLVFSIFIDSKNRLLVGTSEGLAIVMLDSLDGYIPNKINFSELKENPILGTRINFITEDHKGNIWLGTDIGMYQLNAQLKLIKSYTTSQGLPNNLVLGIQEDDDFNLWITTKSGLSKYQVKEDKFYNFNTQDGVQGIEFQSKSIDKASDGRIIAGGINGFNFFNPKDIVIKSKPLKPIITKLKMFNKVVRVEQEIDNKVVLSNSISNTDLLELRYDQGFLTFEFVAFNYKNQKHVKYQYRMLGIHDDFIKAGEDRLANYSSIPNGDYVFQVKASLDNNWNNAEVTSINIHISPPLWKTWWAYVSYFIIFILLFFVGLYYYTKNINEEKEHELDQMKLKFFINVSHELRTPLTLILNPVDKIISSFNKPEVVKENAYTLQRSAKRLYYLVNQLLDFRKMDLGKVPLKLVDGDLIKYSKDVFKLFKGLAKSKGIKYKFKSAFTELEINFDPDKVEKIITNLISNAIKYTNKGGTVKLSISSLSEKSKTLYSKISKKKNFEEFIQIEIKDTGVGFKKEQLKNVFGRFVNAGNTKTGMGIGLNITKGLVTLHQGEIFVESKYKEGSIFTVLLPLNLKNKNSEFIDDKNKYINEFDIASVQSAEYEIGVNTKNIDTQIKNIDSNSDGKKKQVILVVEDNNELRKHLVYEFSNSFKIIEAANGVVGLEKIKKYHPDLVISDVMMPKMDGFELCRLIKTEIDICHIPIILLTARSLEEDQIEGYNTGADEYLSKPFNVNILRARIKNLLEAKKRLRDRFASFGGVVASSEITSNSLDEAFLDKTTKAIIDNISDPDYKLDNLLKEIGVGRSQFYRKINSITGQNPSRFIRTIRLKYASELLLKNENSIKEITHMSGFNSTAYFSKTFRELFGLTPTEYLEKKLKDHQK; encoded by the coding sequence ATGAAAAGAACAAGATTTATTTTTTTTCTAATCTTCTTATCTTCTGCGCAAGTATTTTCTCAGTACGCTAATCTTAAGTTTGAAAATTTAGATACAAACAAAGGATTATCTAGTAGTACAAGTACAGAAATATTTGAGGACAGTGAAGGGTTTATGTGGTTTGGAACTATTGATGGTTTAAACAGATATGATGGCTATGTATTTGAAATATATAGACCGATATTGAATGACTCAAACTCAATTAGTAACAACAGAATAAATACAATAACTGAAGATAGCTATGGAAATTTATGGATTGGAACTAATAATGGCTTAAATGTTTTTGACAAAAAGAAAGAAGTATTCCATTACGTTCCACTACACAAAAAAGGGTTAGATTTTGCAAATCAAGGAGATATTATTAATGATTTATATTTTGACCAATCTACAAATTTACTGTGGATTGCTACTAAAAAAGGTGTCTTTAAATTAAGTTTAAAGGGTAATAACAAAAATGTCGGGAAAAAAGATTTTATTGTTAAGCATTATTCAAATAATAAAACCAACCAAAACTCAATAGATAACAATAATAGTACTAAAATAGTAAAAGATAATGCAGGTATTATTTGGGCTATAACCGAAGGTGAATTTTTAAATAAATATAATTCTCAAAATGATAATTTTAATAGAGTACATATAAATATTCCAAATTCTTTTTTGTTAAATCATACAGTAAAACAACTGCTTGTAGATAATAATGGCGATTTTTGGTTTGGTAGTGATATGTCTTTATTAATTATTTGGGATAGAAAAAATAATAAATTTAAACAAGTTTTTTCAAAAGAAAGTAATGCGCAAATCTTTGATATATATCAAGATAAAAAAGGAATTATTTGGATAGCAACTGATGGTGATGGATTATTCCTTTTTGATAAAAACAAAGGATTAATACAACATATTGTTTATAACCCTTTCAATGAATTTTCTCTTCCAAATAACCAACCAGCAAGTATACTTGAAGACAAAGAAGGTGTTTTTTGGTTTGGATCTTATAATAAAGGAATAAGTAAATTGGTATTGTCTAAATCAGATTTTGGACATTATTTTTATGAATTTGGAAAAAAGAATGGCTTAAGTTCTAAAATAGCACAATCAGTATTACAAGATAGTAATAATAGGGTTTGGATAGGGATTGATGGTGGTGGTCTTAATTTATTTGATGAAGAAAAAGGAACCTTTAAACATTATAGAGCAGATTCAAATAATCCAAACTCATTGAGTTCTGATAAAATAGTATACTTAACCGAAAGTTTTGATAAAACTTTATGGGTTTGTACTTGGGATGGTGGATTGAATAAATTTAACCCTAAAACTGAGAGTTTTGAACAATTTAAATACCAACAACAGAATCCTTATTCCATTGGCCAAAATACTGTTTGGTGTGCTGTAGAAGACAAAGAACATAGACTTTGGGTTGGAACACAAACAGAAGGATTAAACTTATTTAACCCTCTTACAAAAAAGTTTAAAAAATTTAAAAACGAACAGGGAAATAACAACAGCTTAATGAGTGACCTTGTCTTTTCCATCTTTATAGACTCTAAAAACAGACTATTAGTAGGAACATCTGAAGGTTTAGCAATTGTAATGCTAGATAGCTTGGACGGTTATATACCAAATAAAATAAATTTTTCAGAATTAAAAGAAAACCCAATTTTAGGTACTCGTATAAATTTTATTACGGAAGACCACAAAGGTAATATTTGGTTAGGAACTGATATTGGTATGTATCAATTAAATGCTCAGCTAAAACTTATAAAATCATACACCACTTCACAAGGATTACCAAATAATTTAGTTTTAGGCATACAAGAAGATGATGATTTTAATTTATGGATTACTACTAAAAGTGGTTTGTCAAAATACCAAGTTAAAGAAGATAAATTTTATAATTTCAACACTCAAGATGGTGTACAAGGAATAGAATTTCAAAGTAAATCCATAGATAAAGCTAGTGATGGTAGAATAATTGCTGGGGGTATAAATGGATTTAACTTTTTTAATCCAAAAGATATAGTAATAAAATCAAAACCCTTAAAACCCATAATAACTAAACTTAAAATGTTTAATAAGGTTGTAAGGGTTGAACAAGAAATTGATAATAAGGTAGTATTAAGTAATTCTATTTCAAATACAGATTTGTTAGAGTTAAGATATGATCAAGGTTTTTTAACTTTTGAATTTGTTGCCTTTAATTATAAAAACCAAAAACATGTAAAGTATCAATATAGAATGCTAGGTATTCATGATGATTTTATAAAAGCAGGAGAAGATAGGTTAGCAAATTATTCTAGTATTCCTAATGGAGATTATGTTTTTCAAGTTAAAGCTTCATTAGATAATAATTGGAATAATGCAGAAGTAACTTCAATTAACATTCATATATCACCCCCATTATGGAAAACTTGGTGGGCATACGTTTCTTATTTTATTATTTTTATTTTATTATTTTTTGTGGGTCTTTACTATTATACCAAAAATATAAATGAGGAGAAGGAGCATGAATTAGATCAAATGAAATTAAAATTTTTTATTAATGTTTCGCATGAATTAAGAACACCTCTTACTTTAATTTTAAATCCTGTAGATAAAATTATTTCGTCATTTAATAAACCTGAAGTAGTTAAAGAAAATGCCTATACGTTGCAAAGAAGTGCTAAGAGACTATACTATTTGGTAAATCAGTTATTAGATTTTAGAAAAATGGATTTAGGCAAAGTTCCTCTTAAACTCGTAGATGGAGATTTAATTAAGTATAGTAAAGATGTTTTTAAGTTATTTAAAGGATTAGCAAAATCAAAAGGTATTAAGTATAAATTTAAAAGTGCTTTTACAGAATTGGAAATAAATTTTGATCCAGATAAAGTTGAAAAAATTATTACTAATTTAATTTCTAATGCTATAAAATACACTAACAAAGGTGGTACAGTAAAGCTTTCAATTTCCAGTCTAAGTGAAAAGAGTAAAACACTATATTCAAAAATTTCAAAAAAGAAAAATTTTGAGGAATTTATTCAAATAGAAATTAAAGACACAGGTGTTGGATTTAAAAAAGAACAACTTAAAAATGTTTTTGGCAGATTTGTAAATGCAGGAAATACCAAAACAGGTATGGGAATTGGTTTAAATATAACCAAAGGACTTGTAACCCTACATCAAGGCGAAATATTTGTAGAAAGTAAATATAAAGAGGGAAGCATTTTTACTGTTTTATTACCCCTAAATCTAAAAAATAAAAATAGCGAATTTATAGATGATAAAAATAAGTACATTAATGAATTTGATATTGCTAGTGTTCAATCAGCAGAATATGAAATAGGAGTTAATACAAAAAATATAGATACACAAATTAAAAATATTGATTCTAACTCAGATGGTAAGAAAAAACAAGTAATTTTAGTTGTAGAAGATAATAATGAATTAAGAAAACATTTAGTATACGAATTTAGTAATTCTTTTAAAATAATTGAAGCTGCAAATGGAGTTGTTGGATTAGAAAAAATAAAAAAATACCACCCAGATTTAGTAATAAGTGATGTAATGATGCCAAAAATGGATGGATTTGAGTTATGCCGTTTAATAAAAACTGAAATTGATATTTGTCATATTCCAATTATTTTGTTGACGGCAAGAAGCCTTGAAGAAGATCAAATAGAAGGCTATAATACAGGTGCTGATGAATATTTATCTAAACCTTTTAACGTTAATATTTTAAGAGCAAGAATTAAAAATTTATTAGAAGCTAAAAAAAGATTAAGAGATAGGTTTGCTTCTTTTGGAGGAGTTGTTGCATCTAGTGAAATTACATCTAATAGTTTAGATGAAGCTTTTTTAGACAAAACAACTAAAGCAATTATTGACAACATATCAGACCCAGATTACAAATTAGATAATTTGTTAAAAGAAATAGGAGTTGGAAGATCTCAGTTTTATAGAAAAATAAATTCTATCACAGGACAAAATCCGAGTCGTTTTATTAGAACAATTCGTTTAAAATATGCTTCTGAATTATTACTTAAAAATGAGAATTCAATAAAGGAAATTACACACATGTCTGGCTTTAACTCAACAGCATATTTTAGTAAAACTTTCCGAGAATTATTTGGTTTAACACCAACAGAATATTTAGAGAAAAAACTTAAAGACCATCAAAAATAA